In Pocillopora verrucosa isolate sample1 chromosome 13, ASM3666991v2, whole genome shotgun sequence, one genomic interval encodes:
- the LOC131779513 gene encoding COMM domain-containing protein 7 → MSSFHFTKVPPDDQMYTDIKSLNKFEEKPFCQLLDIVFSFLVSPKEGSRFMSQIAEFAEEHGLGTNALKNVVKSLLSFFKSALKSNLTPAQVKEDLEHLGLSAENSPHISERWKANLVALSRSVVGQTFMVNELVDMEWKFGVTAGSSDLKVVGQTFLQLKMVVDRGGAQEDVFMEMTLPQFYSFLHEMEKAKSALEYFS, encoded by the exons ATGAGCTCTTTCCATTTTACAAAGGTCCCGCCGGATGACCAGATGTACACAGATATCAAGTCACTCAATAAATTTGAGGAAAAGCCGTTTTGTCAGCTGTTAGACATCGTGTTTTCGTTTCTTGTCTCACCGAAGGAAGGTTCAAGATTCATGTCCCAAATTGCAGAATTCGCTGAAGAACATGGACTGGGAACTAATGCGTTGAAAAATGTCGtcaaaagtttgcttagcttcTTCAAGAGTGcattaaaaagtaatttaacacCGGCTCAAGTGAAAGAAGACCTGGAACATCTCG GTTTGTCCGCAGAGAATTCTCCCCACATCTCTGAGCGATGGAAGGCAAACCTTGTTGCTCTGTCACGCTCTGTTGTTGGTCAAACATTCATGGTGAATGAACTTGTCGACATGGAATGGAAGTTTGGGGTTACAGCTGGAAGTAGTGACTTAAAAGTTGTGGGACAAACATTTTTACAGTTGAAGATGGTGGTGGATCGTGGTGGTGCACAAGAAGATGTTTTTATGGAAATGACTTTGCCACAGTTCTATTCTTTCTTGCACGAGATGGAGAAAGCTAAGTCTGCCCTTGAATATTTTAGTtga
- the LOC131779485 gene encoding signal recognition particle 14 kDa protein-like, with translation MVLLDNDGFLTQLTLLLQKTRSSGAVNITMKRYFGQTKPKPKPRGGKKLQKLTAVEQEGESRCLFRATNGKRKLSTVVNSKDVNRFQMAYANVLKANMDNLKKRDKRTEKSKAKKSKATQ, from the exons ATGGTTTTATTAGACAACGATGGG TTCCTCACCCAGCTCACATTACTTCTCCAAAAGACGAGATCATCGGGTGCAGTGAATATCACAATGAAAAGAT ACTTTGgacaaaccaaaccaaaaccgAAACCACGTGGAGGCAAAAAGCTTCAAAAATTGACAGCAGTTGAACAAGAAGGAGAGAGTAGATGTTTATTTAGAGCAACAAATGGAAAAAGGAAGCTCAGTACAGTG GTAAATTCAAAAGATGTAAATAGGTTTCAAATG gcaTATGCGAATGTGTTGAAAGCTAATATGGACAATCTAAAGAAAAGAGACAAGAGGACAGAAAAAAGCAAAGCTAAAAAATCCAAGGCAACTCAGTAA